One part of the Muntiacus reevesi chromosome 18, mMunRee1.1, whole genome shotgun sequence genome encodes these proteins:
- the DVL2 gene encoding segment polarity protein dishevelled homolog DVL-2 isoform X1 yields the protein MAGSGAGGGGVGETKVIYHLDEEETPYLVKIPVPAERITLGDFKSVLQRPAGAKYFFKSMDQDFGVVKEEISDDNARLPCFNGRVVSWLVSSDNPQPEMAPPAHEPRTDLAPPPPPLPPLPPERTSGIGDSRPPSFHPNVSSSRENLEPETETESVVSLRRERPRRRDSSEHGAGGHRPSGPSRLERHLAGYESSSTLMTSELESTSLGDSDEDDTMSSRFSSSTEQSSASRLLKRHRRRRKQRPPRLERASSFSSVTDSTMSLNIITVTLNMEKYNFLGISIVGQSNERGDGGIYIGSIMKGGAVAADGRIEPGDMLLQVNDMNFENMSNDDAVRVLRDIVHKPGPIVLTVAKCWDPSPQAYFTLPRNEPIQPIDPAAWVSHSAALTGTFPAYPGSSSMSTITSGSSLPDGCEGRGLSIHTDMASVTKAMAAPESGLEVRDRMWLKITIPNAFLGSDVVDWLYHHVEGFPERREARKYASGLLKAGLIRHTVNKITFSEQCYYVFGDLSGGCESYLVNLSLNDNDGSSGASDQDTLAPLPGATPWPLLPTFSYQYPAPHPYSPQPPPYHELSSYTYGGGSASSQHSEGSRSSGSTRSDGGAGRTGRPEDRAPESKSGSGSESEPSSRGGSLRRGGEAGGTGDGGPPPSRGSSGGASNLRAHPGLHPYGPPPGMALPYNPMMVVMMPPPPPPVPPAVQPPGAPPVRDLGSVPPELTASRQSFHMAMGNPSEFFVDVM from the exons ATGGCGGGCAGCGGCGCGGGGGGCGGTGGTGTTGGGGAGACGAAGGTGATTTACCACCTGGATGAAGAAGAGACTCCCTACCTGGTGAAGATCCCCGTCCCCGCCGAGCGCATCACCCTTGGCGATTTCAAGAGCGTCTTGCAGCGGCCCGCGGGCGCCAAGTACTTTTTCAAGTCTATGGATCAGGATTTCGG GGTGGTGAAGGAAGAGATTTCAGATGACAATGCCCGCCTTCCCTGCTTCAACGGAAGGGTAGTATCCTGG CTAGTGTCATCAGATAACCCCCAACCTGAGATGGCGCCCCCAGCCCACGAGCCTCGGACAGACCTGGcgcctccacccccacctctgccccctcTGCCACCAGAGAGGACCAGTGGCATTGGGGACTCCAGGCCTCCATCTTTCCA CCCTAATGTGTCCAGCAGCCGGGAAAACCTGGAGCCCGAGACAGAAACAGAGTCAGTGGTGTCTCTGAGGCGGGAGCGGCCTCGCAGGCGAGACAGCAGTGAGCATGGCG CGGGGGGCCACAGACCCAGTGGCCCCTCCAGGCTGGAGCGCCACCTGGCGGGGTATGAGAGctcctccaccctcatgaccagTGAGCTGGAGAGCACCAGCTTGGGGGACTCGGACGAGGATGACACCATGAGCAG CAGGTTCAGCAGCTCCACGGAGCAGAGCAGCGCCTCCCGCCTCCTCAAGCGCCACCGGCGGCGGAGGAAACAGCGGCCACCCCGCTTGGAGAGG GCCTCGTCGTTCAGCAGCGTCACCGATTCCACTATGTCTCTCAACATCATCACAGTCACACTCAACATGG AAAAGTACAACTTCCTAGGCATCTCTATTGTGGGCCAGAGCAATGAGAGGGGAGATGGTGGCATCTACATTGGCTCCATCATGAAGGGTGGGGCTGTGGCGGCCGATGGGCGCATCGAACCCGGGGACATGCTTTTGCAG GTGAACGACATGAACTTTGAGAACATGAGCAACGATGACGCGGTGCGGGTGCTGAGGGACATCGTGCACAAGCCAGG CCCCATCGTGCTGACAGTGGCCAAATGCTGGGATCCCTCTCCCCAGGCCTACTTCACTCTCCCCCGAA ATGAGCCCATCCAGCCGATTGACCCTGCTGCCTGGGTCTCACATTCTGCTGCGCTGACTGGCACCTTCCCAGCTTatccaggctcctcgtccatgagTACCATCACCTCTGGGTCCTCTCTTCCTGATG GCTGTGAGGGCCGGGGCCTCTCCATCCACACAGACATGGCGTCTGTGACCAAGGCCATGGCTGCTCCAGAATCGGGACTGGAAGTTCGGGACCGCATGTGGCTCAAGATTACCATCCCTAACGCCTTCCTGG GCTCGGACGTGGTGGACTGGCTGTACCATCACGTGGAGGGCTTTCCTGAGCGGCGGGAGGCCCGGAAGTACGCCAGTGGGCTGCTCAAGGCGGGCCTCATCCGGCACACTGTGAACAAGATCACCTTCTCTGAGCAGTGCTATTACGTCTTCGGAGACCTCAGTGGTGGCTGTGAGAGCT ACCTAGTCAACCTGTCTCTTAATGACAATGATGGCTCCAGTGGTGCTTCGGACCAGGACACTTTGGCTCCTCTGCCTGGGGCCACCCCCTGGCCCCTGCTGCCCACTTTCTCATACCAGTACCCAGCCCCTCACCCATACAGTCCTCAGCCGCCACCCTACCACGAGCTCTCCTCCTACACCTACGGCGGAGGCAGTGCCAGCAGCCAGCACAGCGAGG ggaGCCGGAGCAGTGGGTCGACGCGAAGCgatgggggggcggggcgcaCGGGGAGGCCTGAGGATCGGGCCCCTGAGTCCAAGTCCGGCAGTGGCAGTGAGTCTGAGCCCTCCAGCCGGGGCGGCAGCCTTCGGCGGGGTGGGGAAGCTGGTGGGACTGGTGATGGGGGCCCTCCCCCATCCAGGGGCTCATCAGGGGGTGCTTCCAATCTCCGAGCCCACCCGGGGCTGCATCCCTATGGCCCACCTCCTGGTATGGCCCTCCCTTATAACCCCATGATGGTGGTCATGATgccgccgcccccaccccctgtcCCTCCAGCAGTGCAGCCTCCAGGGGCCCCTCCAGTCCGAGATCTGGGCTCTGTGCCCCCAGAGTTAACCGCCAGCCGCCAAAGCTTCCACATGGCCATGGGCAACCCCAGTGAGTTCTTTGTGGATGTCATGTAG
- the DVL2 gene encoding segment polarity protein dishevelled homolog DVL-2 isoform X2 has product MAGSGAGGGGVGETKVIYHLDEEETPYLVKIPVPAERITLGDFKSVLQRPAGAKYFFKSMDQDFGVVKEEISDDNARLPCFNGRVVSWLVSSDNPQPEMAPPAHEPRTDLAPPPPPLPPLPPERTSGIGDSRPPSFHPNVSSSRENLEPETETESVVSLRRERPRRRDSSEHGAGGHRPSGPSRLERHLAGYESSSTLMTSELESTSLGDSDEDDTMSRFSSSTEQSSASRLLKRHRRRRKQRPPRLERASSFSSVTDSTMSLNIITVTLNMEKYNFLGISIVGQSNERGDGGIYIGSIMKGGAVAADGRIEPGDMLLQVNDMNFENMSNDDAVRVLRDIVHKPGPIVLTVAKCWDPSPQAYFTLPRNEPIQPIDPAAWVSHSAALTGTFPAYPGSSSMSTITSGSSLPDGCEGRGLSIHTDMASVTKAMAAPESGLEVRDRMWLKITIPNAFLGSDVVDWLYHHVEGFPERREARKYASGLLKAGLIRHTVNKITFSEQCYYVFGDLSGGCESYLVNLSLNDNDGSSGASDQDTLAPLPGATPWPLLPTFSYQYPAPHPYSPQPPPYHELSSYTYGGGSASSQHSEGSRSSGSTRSDGGAGRTGRPEDRAPESKSGSGSESEPSSRGGSLRRGGEAGGTGDGGPPPSRGSSGGASNLRAHPGLHPYGPPPGMALPYNPMMVVMMPPPPPPVPPAVQPPGAPPVRDLGSVPPELTASRQSFHMAMGNPSEFFVDVM; this is encoded by the exons ATGGCGGGCAGCGGCGCGGGGGGCGGTGGTGTTGGGGAGACGAAGGTGATTTACCACCTGGATGAAGAAGAGACTCCCTACCTGGTGAAGATCCCCGTCCCCGCCGAGCGCATCACCCTTGGCGATTTCAAGAGCGTCTTGCAGCGGCCCGCGGGCGCCAAGTACTTTTTCAAGTCTATGGATCAGGATTTCGG GGTGGTGAAGGAAGAGATTTCAGATGACAATGCCCGCCTTCCCTGCTTCAACGGAAGGGTAGTATCCTGG CTAGTGTCATCAGATAACCCCCAACCTGAGATGGCGCCCCCAGCCCACGAGCCTCGGACAGACCTGGcgcctccacccccacctctgccccctcTGCCACCAGAGAGGACCAGTGGCATTGGGGACTCCAGGCCTCCATCTTTCCA CCCTAATGTGTCCAGCAGCCGGGAAAACCTGGAGCCCGAGACAGAAACAGAGTCAGTGGTGTCTCTGAGGCGGGAGCGGCCTCGCAGGCGAGACAGCAGTGAGCATGGCG CGGGGGGCCACAGACCCAGTGGCCCCTCCAGGCTGGAGCGCCACCTGGCGGGGTATGAGAGctcctccaccctcatgaccagTGAGCTGGAGAGCACCAGCTTGGGGGACTCGGACGAGGATGACACCATGAGCAG GTTCAGCAGCTCCACGGAGCAGAGCAGCGCCTCCCGCCTCCTCAAGCGCCACCGGCGGCGGAGGAAACAGCGGCCACCCCGCTTGGAGAGG GCCTCGTCGTTCAGCAGCGTCACCGATTCCACTATGTCTCTCAACATCATCACAGTCACACTCAACATGG AAAAGTACAACTTCCTAGGCATCTCTATTGTGGGCCAGAGCAATGAGAGGGGAGATGGTGGCATCTACATTGGCTCCATCATGAAGGGTGGGGCTGTGGCGGCCGATGGGCGCATCGAACCCGGGGACATGCTTTTGCAG GTGAACGACATGAACTTTGAGAACATGAGCAACGATGACGCGGTGCGGGTGCTGAGGGACATCGTGCACAAGCCAGG CCCCATCGTGCTGACAGTGGCCAAATGCTGGGATCCCTCTCCCCAGGCCTACTTCACTCTCCCCCGAA ATGAGCCCATCCAGCCGATTGACCCTGCTGCCTGGGTCTCACATTCTGCTGCGCTGACTGGCACCTTCCCAGCTTatccaggctcctcgtccatgagTACCATCACCTCTGGGTCCTCTCTTCCTGATG GCTGTGAGGGCCGGGGCCTCTCCATCCACACAGACATGGCGTCTGTGACCAAGGCCATGGCTGCTCCAGAATCGGGACTGGAAGTTCGGGACCGCATGTGGCTCAAGATTACCATCCCTAACGCCTTCCTGG GCTCGGACGTGGTGGACTGGCTGTACCATCACGTGGAGGGCTTTCCTGAGCGGCGGGAGGCCCGGAAGTACGCCAGTGGGCTGCTCAAGGCGGGCCTCATCCGGCACACTGTGAACAAGATCACCTTCTCTGAGCAGTGCTATTACGTCTTCGGAGACCTCAGTGGTGGCTGTGAGAGCT ACCTAGTCAACCTGTCTCTTAATGACAATGATGGCTCCAGTGGTGCTTCGGACCAGGACACTTTGGCTCCTCTGCCTGGGGCCACCCCCTGGCCCCTGCTGCCCACTTTCTCATACCAGTACCCAGCCCCTCACCCATACAGTCCTCAGCCGCCACCCTACCACGAGCTCTCCTCCTACACCTACGGCGGAGGCAGTGCCAGCAGCCAGCACAGCGAGG ggaGCCGGAGCAGTGGGTCGACGCGAAGCgatgggggggcggggcgcaCGGGGAGGCCTGAGGATCGGGCCCCTGAGTCCAAGTCCGGCAGTGGCAGTGAGTCTGAGCCCTCCAGCCGGGGCGGCAGCCTTCGGCGGGGTGGGGAAGCTGGTGGGACTGGTGATGGGGGCCCTCCCCCATCCAGGGGCTCATCAGGGGGTGCTTCCAATCTCCGAGCCCACCCGGGGCTGCATCCCTATGGCCCACCTCCTGGTATGGCCCTCCCTTATAACCCCATGATGGTGGTCATGATgccgccgcccccaccccctgtcCCTCCAGCAGTGCAGCCTCCAGGGGCCCCTCCAGTCCGAGATCTGGGCTCTGTGCCCCCAGAGTTAACCGCCAGCCGCCAAAGCTTCCACATGGCCATGGGCAACCCCAGTGAGTTCTTTGTGGATGTCATGTAG
- the DVL2 gene encoding segment polarity protein dishevelled homolog DVL-2 isoform X3, which yields MAGSGAGGGGVGETKVIYHLDEEETPYLVKIPVPAERITLGDFKSVLQRPAGAKYFFKSMDQDFGVVKEEISDDNARLPCFNGRVVSWLVSSDNPQPEMAPPAHEPRTDLAPPPPPLPPLPPERTSGIGDSRPPSFHPNVSSSRENLEPETETESVVSLRRERPRRRDSTGGHRPSGPSRLERHLAGYESSSTLMTSELESTSLGDSDEDDTMSSRFSSSTEQSSASRLLKRHRRRRKQRPPRLERASSFSSVTDSTMSLNIITVTLNMEKYNFLGISIVGQSNERGDGGIYIGSIMKGGAVAADGRIEPGDMLLQVNDMNFENMSNDDAVRVLRDIVHKPGPIVLTVAKCWDPSPQAYFTLPRNEPIQPIDPAAWVSHSAALTGTFPAYPGSSSMSTITSGSSLPDGCEGRGLSIHTDMASVTKAMAAPESGLEVRDRMWLKITIPNAFLGSDVVDWLYHHVEGFPERREARKYASGLLKAGLIRHTVNKITFSEQCYYVFGDLSGGCESYLVNLSLNDNDGSSGASDQDTLAPLPGATPWPLLPTFSYQYPAPHPYSPQPPPYHELSSYTYGGGSASSQHSEGSRSSGSTRSDGGAGRTGRPEDRAPESKSGSGSESEPSSRGGSLRRGGEAGGTGDGGPPPSRGSSGGASNLRAHPGLHPYGPPPGMALPYNPMMVVMMPPPPPPVPPAVQPPGAPPVRDLGSVPPELTASRQSFHMAMGNPSEFFVDVM from the exons ATGGCGGGCAGCGGCGCGGGGGGCGGTGGTGTTGGGGAGACGAAGGTGATTTACCACCTGGATGAAGAAGAGACTCCCTACCTGGTGAAGATCCCCGTCCCCGCCGAGCGCATCACCCTTGGCGATTTCAAGAGCGTCTTGCAGCGGCCCGCGGGCGCCAAGTACTTTTTCAAGTCTATGGATCAGGATTTCGG GGTGGTGAAGGAAGAGATTTCAGATGACAATGCCCGCCTTCCCTGCTTCAACGGAAGGGTAGTATCCTGG CTAGTGTCATCAGATAACCCCCAACCTGAGATGGCGCCCCCAGCCCACGAGCCTCGGACAGACCTGGcgcctccacccccacctctgccccctcTGCCACCAGAGAGGACCAGTGGCATTGGGGACTCCAGGCCTCCATCTTTCCA CCCTAATGTGTCCAGCAGCCGGGAAAACCTGGAGCCCGAGACAGAAACAGAGTCAGTGGTGTCTCTGAGGCGGGAGCGGCCTCGCAGGCGAGACAGCA CGGGGGGCCACAGACCCAGTGGCCCCTCCAGGCTGGAGCGCCACCTGGCGGGGTATGAGAGctcctccaccctcatgaccagTGAGCTGGAGAGCACCAGCTTGGGGGACTCGGACGAGGATGACACCATGAGCAG CAGGTTCAGCAGCTCCACGGAGCAGAGCAGCGCCTCCCGCCTCCTCAAGCGCCACCGGCGGCGGAGGAAACAGCGGCCACCCCGCTTGGAGAGG GCCTCGTCGTTCAGCAGCGTCACCGATTCCACTATGTCTCTCAACATCATCACAGTCACACTCAACATGG AAAAGTACAACTTCCTAGGCATCTCTATTGTGGGCCAGAGCAATGAGAGGGGAGATGGTGGCATCTACATTGGCTCCATCATGAAGGGTGGGGCTGTGGCGGCCGATGGGCGCATCGAACCCGGGGACATGCTTTTGCAG GTGAACGACATGAACTTTGAGAACATGAGCAACGATGACGCGGTGCGGGTGCTGAGGGACATCGTGCACAAGCCAGG CCCCATCGTGCTGACAGTGGCCAAATGCTGGGATCCCTCTCCCCAGGCCTACTTCACTCTCCCCCGAA ATGAGCCCATCCAGCCGATTGACCCTGCTGCCTGGGTCTCACATTCTGCTGCGCTGACTGGCACCTTCCCAGCTTatccaggctcctcgtccatgagTACCATCACCTCTGGGTCCTCTCTTCCTGATG GCTGTGAGGGCCGGGGCCTCTCCATCCACACAGACATGGCGTCTGTGACCAAGGCCATGGCTGCTCCAGAATCGGGACTGGAAGTTCGGGACCGCATGTGGCTCAAGATTACCATCCCTAACGCCTTCCTGG GCTCGGACGTGGTGGACTGGCTGTACCATCACGTGGAGGGCTTTCCTGAGCGGCGGGAGGCCCGGAAGTACGCCAGTGGGCTGCTCAAGGCGGGCCTCATCCGGCACACTGTGAACAAGATCACCTTCTCTGAGCAGTGCTATTACGTCTTCGGAGACCTCAGTGGTGGCTGTGAGAGCT ACCTAGTCAACCTGTCTCTTAATGACAATGATGGCTCCAGTGGTGCTTCGGACCAGGACACTTTGGCTCCTCTGCCTGGGGCCACCCCCTGGCCCCTGCTGCCCACTTTCTCATACCAGTACCCAGCCCCTCACCCATACAGTCCTCAGCCGCCACCCTACCACGAGCTCTCCTCCTACACCTACGGCGGAGGCAGTGCCAGCAGCCAGCACAGCGAGG ggaGCCGGAGCAGTGGGTCGACGCGAAGCgatgggggggcggggcgcaCGGGGAGGCCTGAGGATCGGGCCCCTGAGTCCAAGTCCGGCAGTGGCAGTGAGTCTGAGCCCTCCAGCCGGGGCGGCAGCCTTCGGCGGGGTGGGGAAGCTGGTGGGACTGGTGATGGGGGCCCTCCCCCATCCAGGGGCTCATCAGGGGGTGCTTCCAATCTCCGAGCCCACCCGGGGCTGCATCCCTATGGCCCACCTCCTGGTATGGCCCTCCCTTATAACCCCATGATGGTGGTCATGATgccgccgcccccaccccctgtcCCTCCAGCAGTGCAGCCTCCAGGGGCCCCTCCAGTCCGAGATCTGGGCTCTGTGCCCCCAGAGTTAACCGCCAGCCGCCAAAGCTTCCACATGGCCATGGGCAACCCCAGTGAGTTCTTTGTGGATGTCATGTAG
- the DVL2 gene encoding segment polarity protein dishevelled homolog DVL-2 isoform X4 encodes MAGSGAGGGGVGETKVIYHLDEEETPYLVKIPVPAERITLGDFKSVLQRPAGAKYFFKSMDQDFGVVKEEISDDNARLPCFNGRVVSWLVSSDNPQPEMAPPAHEPRTDLAPPPPPLPPLPPERTSGIGDSRPPSFHPNVSSSRENLEPETETESVVSLRRERPRRRDSTGGHRPSGPSRLERHLAGYESSSTLMTSELESTSLGDSDEDDTMSRFSSSTEQSSASRLLKRHRRRRKQRPPRLERASSFSSVTDSTMSLNIITVTLNMEKYNFLGISIVGQSNERGDGGIYIGSIMKGGAVAADGRIEPGDMLLQVNDMNFENMSNDDAVRVLRDIVHKPGPIVLTVAKCWDPSPQAYFTLPRNEPIQPIDPAAWVSHSAALTGTFPAYPGSSSMSTITSGSSLPDGCEGRGLSIHTDMASVTKAMAAPESGLEVRDRMWLKITIPNAFLGSDVVDWLYHHVEGFPERREARKYASGLLKAGLIRHTVNKITFSEQCYYVFGDLSGGCESYLVNLSLNDNDGSSGASDQDTLAPLPGATPWPLLPTFSYQYPAPHPYSPQPPPYHELSSYTYGGGSASSQHSEGSRSSGSTRSDGGAGRTGRPEDRAPESKSGSGSESEPSSRGGSLRRGGEAGGTGDGGPPPSRGSSGGASNLRAHPGLHPYGPPPGMALPYNPMMVVMMPPPPPPVPPAVQPPGAPPVRDLGSVPPELTASRQSFHMAMGNPSEFFVDVM; translated from the exons ATGGCGGGCAGCGGCGCGGGGGGCGGTGGTGTTGGGGAGACGAAGGTGATTTACCACCTGGATGAAGAAGAGACTCCCTACCTGGTGAAGATCCCCGTCCCCGCCGAGCGCATCACCCTTGGCGATTTCAAGAGCGTCTTGCAGCGGCCCGCGGGCGCCAAGTACTTTTTCAAGTCTATGGATCAGGATTTCGG GGTGGTGAAGGAAGAGATTTCAGATGACAATGCCCGCCTTCCCTGCTTCAACGGAAGGGTAGTATCCTGG CTAGTGTCATCAGATAACCCCCAACCTGAGATGGCGCCCCCAGCCCACGAGCCTCGGACAGACCTGGcgcctccacccccacctctgccccctcTGCCACCAGAGAGGACCAGTGGCATTGGGGACTCCAGGCCTCCATCTTTCCA CCCTAATGTGTCCAGCAGCCGGGAAAACCTGGAGCCCGAGACAGAAACAGAGTCAGTGGTGTCTCTGAGGCGGGAGCGGCCTCGCAGGCGAGACAGCA CGGGGGGCCACAGACCCAGTGGCCCCTCCAGGCTGGAGCGCCACCTGGCGGGGTATGAGAGctcctccaccctcatgaccagTGAGCTGGAGAGCACCAGCTTGGGGGACTCGGACGAGGATGACACCATGAGCAG GTTCAGCAGCTCCACGGAGCAGAGCAGCGCCTCCCGCCTCCTCAAGCGCCACCGGCGGCGGAGGAAACAGCGGCCACCCCGCTTGGAGAGG GCCTCGTCGTTCAGCAGCGTCACCGATTCCACTATGTCTCTCAACATCATCACAGTCACACTCAACATGG AAAAGTACAACTTCCTAGGCATCTCTATTGTGGGCCAGAGCAATGAGAGGGGAGATGGTGGCATCTACATTGGCTCCATCATGAAGGGTGGGGCTGTGGCGGCCGATGGGCGCATCGAACCCGGGGACATGCTTTTGCAG GTGAACGACATGAACTTTGAGAACATGAGCAACGATGACGCGGTGCGGGTGCTGAGGGACATCGTGCACAAGCCAGG CCCCATCGTGCTGACAGTGGCCAAATGCTGGGATCCCTCTCCCCAGGCCTACTTCACTCTCCCCCGAA ATGAGCCCATCCAGCCGATTGACCCTGCTGCCTGGGTCTCACATTCTGCTGCGCTGACTGGCACCTTCCCAGCTTatccaggctcctcgtccatgagTACCATCACCTCTGGGTCCTCTCTTCCTGATG GCTGTGAGGGCCGGGGCCTCTCCATCCACACAGACATGGCGTCTGTGACCAAGGCCATGGCTGCTCCAGAATCGGGACTGGAAGTTCGGGACCGCATGTGGCTCAAGATTACCATCCCTAACGCCTTCCTGG GCTCGGACGTGGTGGACTGGCTGTACCATCACGTGGAGGGCTTTCCTGAGCGGCGGGAGGCCCGGAAGTACGCCAGTGGGCTGCTCAAGGCGGGCCTCATCCGGCACACTGTGAACAAGATCACCTTCTCTGAGCAGTGCTATTACGTCTTCGGAGACCTCAGTGGTGGCTGTGAGAGCT ACCTAGTCAACCTGTCTCTTAATGACAATGATGGCTCCAGTGGTGCTTCGGACCAGGACACTTTGGCTCCTCTGCCTGGGGCCACCCCCTGGCCCCTGCTGCCCACTTTCTCATACCAGTACCCAGCCCCTCACCCATACAGTCCTCAGCCGCCACCCTACCACGAGCTCTCCTCCTACACCTACGGCGGAGGCAGTGCCAGCAGCCAGCACAGCGAGG ggaGCCGGAGCAGTGGGTCGACGCGAAGCgatgggggggcggggcgcaCGGGGAGGCCTGAGGATCGGGCCCCTGAGTCCAAGTCCGGCAGTGGCAGTGAGTCTGAGCCCTCCAGCCGGGGCGGCAGCCTTCGGCGGGGTGGGGAAGCTGGTGGGACTGGTGATGGGGGCCCTCCCCCATCCAGGGGCTCATCAGGGGGTGCTTCCAATCTCCGAGCCCACCCGGGGCTGCATCCCTATGGCCCACCTCCTGGTATGGCCCTCCCTTATAACCCCATGATGGTGGTCATGATgccgccgcccccaccccctgtcCCTCCAGCAGTGCAGCCTCCAGGGGCCCCTCCAGTCCGAGATCTGGGCTCTGTGCCCCCAGAGTTAACCGCCAGCCGCCAAAGCTTCCACATGGCCATGGGCAACCCCAGTGAGTTCTTTGTGGATGTCATGTAG
- the DVL2 gene encoding segment polarity protein dishevelled homolog DVL-2 isoform X5, whose translation MAPPAHEPRTDLAPPPPPLPPLPPERTSGIGDSRPPSFHPNVSSSRENLEPETETESVVSLRRERPRRRDSSEHGAGGHRPSGPSRLERHLAGYESSSTLMTSELESTSLGDSDEDDTMSSRFSSSTEQSSASRLLKRHRRRRKQRPPRLERASSFSSVTDSTMSLNIITVTLNMEKYNFLGISIVGQSNERGDGGIYIGSIMKGGAVAADGRIEPGDMLLQVNDMNFENMSNDDAVRVLRDIVHKPGPIVLTVAKCWDPSPQAYFTLPRNEPIQPIDPAAWVSHSAALTGTFPAYPGSSSMSTITSGSSLPDGCEGRGLSIHTDMASVTKAMAAPESGLEVRDRMWLKITIPNAFLGSDVVDWLYHHVEGFPERREARKYASGLLKAGLIRHTVNKITFSEQCYYVFGDLSGGCESYLVNLSLNDNDGSSGASDQDTLAPLPGATPWPLLPTFSYQYPAPHPYSPQPPPYHELSSYTYGGGSASSQHSEGSRSSGSTRSDGGAGRTGRPEDRAPESKSGSGSESEPSSRGGSLRRGGEAGGTGDGGPPPSRGSSGGASNLRAHPGLHPYGPPPGMALPYNPMMVVMMPPPPPPVPPAVQPPGAPPVRDLGSVPPELTASRQSFHMAMGNPSEFFVDVM comes from the exons ATGGCGCCCCCAGCCCACGAGCCTCGGACAGACCTGGcgcctccacccccacctctgccccctcTGCCACCAGAGAGGACCAGTGGCATTGGGGACTCCAGGCCTCCATCTTTCCA CCCTAATGTGTCCAGCAGCCGGGAAAACCTGGAGCCCGAGACAGAAACAGAGTCAGTGGTGTCTCTGAGGCGGGAGCGGCCTCGCAGGCGAGACAGCAGTGAGCATGGCG CGGGGGGCCACAGACCCAGTGGCCCCTCCAGGCTGGAGCGCCACCTGGCGGGGTATGAGAGctcctccaccctcatgaccagTGAGCTGGAGAGCACCAGCTTGGGGGACTCGGACGAGGATGACACCATGAGCAG CAGGTTCAGCAGCTCCACGGAGCAGAGCAGCGCCTCCCGCCTCCTCAAGCGCCACCGGCGGCGGAGGAAACAGCGGCCACCCCGCTTGGAGAGG GCCTCGTCGTTCAGCAGCGTCACCGATTCCACTATGTCTCTCAACATCATCACAGTCACACTCAACATGG AAAAGTACAACTTCCTAGGCATCTCTATTGTGGGCCAGAGCAATGAGAGGGGAGATGGTGGCATCTACATTGGCTCCATCATGAAGGGTGGGGCTGTGGCGGCCGATGGGCGCATCGAACCCGGGGACATGCTTTTGCAG GTGAACGACATGAACTTTGAGAACATGAGCAACGATGACGCGGTGCGGGTGCTGAGGGACATCGTGCACAAGCCAGG CCCCATCGTGCTGACAGTGGCCAAATGCTGGGATCCCTCTCCCCAGGCCTACTTCACTCTCCCCCGAA ATGAGCCCATCCAGCCGATTGACCCTGCTGCCTGGGTCTCACATTCTGCTGCGCTGACTGGCACCTTCCCAGCTTatccaggctcctcgtccatgagTACCATCACCTCTGGGTCCTCTCTTCCTGATG GCTGTGAGGGCCGGGGCCTCTCCATCCACACAGACATGGCGTCTGTGACCAAGGCCATGGCTGCTCCAGAATCGGGACTGGAAGTTCGGGACCGCATGTGGCTCAAGATTACCATCCCTAACGCCTTCCTGG GCTCGGACGTGGTGGACTGGCTGTACCATCACGTGGAGGGCTTTCCTGAGCGGCGGGAGGCCCGGAAGTACGCCAGTGGGCTGCTCAAGGCGGGCCTCATCCGGCACACTGTGAACAAGATCACCTTCTCTGAGCAGTGCTATTACGTCTTCGGAGACCTCAGTGGTGGCTGTGAGAGCT ACCTAGTCAACCTGTCTCTTAATGACAATGATGGCTCCAGTGGTGCTTCGGACCAGGACACTTTGGCTCCTCTGCCTGGGGCCACCCCCTGGCCCCTGCTGCCCACTTTCTCATACCAGTACCCAGCCCCTCACCCATACAGTCCTCAGCCGCCACCCTACCACGAGCTCTCCTCCTACACCTACGGCGGAGGCAGTGCCAGCAGCCAGCACAGCGAGG ggaGCCGGAGCAGTGGGTCGACGCGAAGCgatgggggggcggggcgcaCGGGGAGGCCTGAGGATCGGGCCCCTGAGTCCAAGTCCGGCAGTGGCAGTGAGTCTGAGCCCTCCAGCCGGGGCGGCAGCCTTCGGCGGGGTGGGGAAGCTGGTGGGACTGGTGATGGGGGCCCTCCCCCATCCAGGGGCTCATCAGGGGGTGCTTCCAATCTCCGAGCCCACCCGGGGCTGCATCCCTATGGCCCACCTCCTGGTATGGCCCTCCCTTATAACCCCATGATGGTGGTCATGATgccgccgcccccaccccctgtcCCTCCAGCAGTGCAGCCTCCAGGGGCCCCTCCAGTCCGAGATCTGGGCTCTGTGCCCCCAGAGTTAACCGCCAGCCGCCAAAGCTTCCACATGGCCATGGGCAACCCCAGTGAGTTCTTTGTGGATGTCATGTAG